A DNA window from Vagococcus penaei contains the following coding sequences:
- a CDS encoding YebC/PmpR family DNA-binding transcriptional regulator encodes MAGHSKWNNIKGRKGAQDAKRGKVFQKLSREIYMAAKSGGPDPSTNPALRLVLDKAKSANMPNDNVQRAIKKATSSNEGENYDEVVYEGYGPAGVAILVHTLTDNRNRTSTNVRVAFRKNGGTMGESGSVAYLFDRKGYIAIEREGLDMDEDTMLMTVLDAGGEDLEISDEVFEVYTEPHEFTDVRDALEEAGLTLAQAELTMVPQTLIDVADDEQTQLEAIIDALEEDDDVSEVFTSANM; translated from the coding sequence ATGGCGGGACATTCAAAATGGAACAACATTAAAGGGCGCAAAGGCGCACAAGATGCAAAACGTGGCAAGGTATTTCAAAAGTTATCACGTGAAATTTATATGGCAGCAAAAAGTGGTGGTCCTGATCCGTCAACTAACCCTGCCTTACGTTTAGTCTTAGATAAAGCAAAATCAGCTAATATGCCGAATGATAATGTTCAACGAGCAATTAAAAAAGCGACATCATCAAATGAAGGCGAAAACTATGATGAAGTCGTTTATGAAGGGTATGGACCAGCTGGTGTGGCAATTTTAGTTCATACATTAACAGATAATCGTAATCGTACGTCAACCAATGTTCGCGTAGCATTTAGAAAAAATGGAGGAACAATGGGCGAGTCTGGTTCAGTGGCTTATCTGTTTGATCGTAAAGGTTACATTGCTATTGAACGTGAAGGTTTAGATATGGATGAAGACACAATGTTGATGACAGTCTTAGACGCTGGTGGTGAAGATTTGGAAATATCGGACGAAGTGTTTGAAGTTTATACTGAACCACATGAGTTTACTGATGTCCGTGATGCGTTAGAAGAAGCGGGACTAACTTTGGCTCAAGCTGAATTAACGATGGTACCCCAAACATTAATTGACGTGGCAGATGATGAACAAACGCAACTTGAAGCGATTATTGATGCATTAGAAGAAGATGATGATGTATCTGAAGTATTCACTTCAGCGAACATGTAA
- a CDS encoding IS1182 family transposase, translating to MLKKQDMSKRNQIGFYSLEDLVPKEHLLRDIDKYVDFNFIYKLVEDKYDESNGRPSIDPVLLIKLPLIQYLYGIKSMRQTIKDVEVNMAYRWFLGLDIEDAVPHFSTFGKNYSRRFRGTDIFEQIFYGILEQCIEAELVDTSEVFIDGTHIKAHANNKKYESNEVTEETLFYVESLQKEVEIDREKRLKKPLKRREESENQVKHKKISKTDDESGWFHKGEHKQVFAYAAQVACDKNGWVLGYTTHPGNQHDSRTFIDIYNKLQSHFTLDKLVMDAGYKTPGIAHLLFQNNLTPIFPYKRPMTKKGFYKKHDYVYDEYYDQYICPNVKILSYTTTNRDGYREYKSNTSDCSQCPLIAYCTESKEKRKLIQRHLWENDMERCEDIRHSLGMKAIYNNRKQTIERLFGTAKEFHGLRYTNLIGKEKMHMKIGLTFACLNIKKLAKMLKLRDLKGSIFLSILGILSKIMIRYKKTNQLPFMSNWFVFNLKGLMNQILIHQSFKL from the coding sequence ATGCTAAAAAAACAAGATATGAGCAAACGTAATCAAATTGGTTTTTATTCTCTAGAAGATTTAGTTCCCAAGGAACATCTATTAAGAGATATTGATAAATATGTAGATTTTAATTTTATTTATAAGTTAGTTGAAGATAAATACGATGAATCAAATGGCCGCCCTAGTATAGATCCGGTTCTATTAATTAAACTTCCGTTGATTCAGTATCTTTATGGTATAAAAAGTATGAGACAAACTATTAAAGATGTTGAGGTTAACATGGCTTATCGCTGGTTTTTAGGTTTGGATATCGAAGATGCTGTTCCTCACTTCTCAACCTTTGGCAAAAATTATTCTAGAAGATTTCGTGGTACAGATATCTTTGAACAAATATTTTACGGCATATTAGAACAGTGTATTGAAGCTGAATTAGTGGATACTTCTGAAGTATTTATTGATGGTACTCATATAAAAGCACATGCAAATAATAAAAAATATGAAAGTAACGAAGTTACTGAAGAAACTCTTTTTTATGTGGAATCACTACAAAAAGAAGTTGAAATAGATAGAGAAAAAAGATTAAAAAAGCCCTTAAAAAGAAGAGAGGAAAGTGAAAATCAGGTAAAACATAAAAAAATTAGTAAAACAGATGATGAGAGTGGTTGGTTCCATAAAGGAGAGCATAAACAGGTTTTTGCTTATGCTGCACAAGTAGCATGTGACAAGAATGGTTGGGTTTTAGGATATACAACTCATCCTGGTAATCAACATGATAGTCGGACATTCATCGATATCTATAATAAATTACAAAGTCACTTTACCTTAGATAAATTAGTAATGGACGCTGGATACAAAACACCTGGTATAGCCCATTTATTATTTCAAAATAATTTAACACCTATTTTTCCATATAAAAGACCTATGACCAAAAAAGGATTTTATAAAAAACATGATTATGTTTACGATGAATACTACGATCAATATATCTGCCCTAATGTGAAAATTTTAAGCTATACAACAACTAACAGAGACGGATATCGTGAATACAAAAGTAATACGTCTGATTGTAGTCAATGCCCTTTGATTGCCTATTGTACTGAGTCAAAAGAAAAGAGGAAATTAATTCAACGACATTTATGGGAAAATGATATGGAACGTTGTGAAGACATACGTCATTCCCTTGGAATGAAAGCTATATATAATAATCGAAAACAAACAATTGAGCGATTATTTGGAACGGCAAAAGAATTTCATGGCTTACGTTACACTAATTTAATTGGGAAAGAAAAAATGCACATGAAAATTGGGCTCACTTTCGCATGCCTTAACATTAAAAAATTAGCAAAAATGCTTAAATTAAGAGACCTGAAGGGCTCTATTTTTTTATCTATTTTGGGAATTTTATCAAAAATAATGATAAGATACAAAAAAACAAACCAATTACCCTTTATGAGCAACTGGTTTGTCTTCAATCTGAAAGGACTGATGAATCAAATTTTGATTCATCAGTCCTTTAAATTATAG
- a CDS encoding VanZ family protein, with protein MKNIPKEKLFLLVAIGVMLILFFSSAQTYEQQSQVSLLERLLKNEPFKESLSKIVFTYGGSPVSIEADGYFKFIEFFIRKAAHFFTFFVLGGAFYFVLYYQTKRLFLAGLFGWLSATGYAALDEFHQMLTGGRTPLFQDVALDSIGALTACVLIVLITWLKSGKKGQRR; from the coding sequence ATGAAAAATATTCCAAAAGAAAAATTATTTTTACTAGTAGCTATTGGTGTAATGCTGATTTTATTCTTTAGTTCGGCTCAAACATATGAACAGCAATCCCAAGTGTCATTGTTAGAACGTTTATTAAAAAATGAACCATTTAAAGAGTCTCTATCTAAAATTGTCTTTACTTACGGTGGATCACCAGTCAGTATCGAGGCAGATGGCTATTTTAAATTTATTGAATTTTTTATTCGTAAAGCGGCACATTTTTTTACGTTTTTTGTTTTAGGTGGAGCTTTCTATTTTGTGCTTTACTATCAAACAAAGCGTCTATTTTTAGCTGGACTATTTGGTTGGTTAAGTGCGACTGGCTATGCTGCGCTCGATGAGTTCCATCAAATGTTGACAGGTGGTCGGACGCCATTATTTCAAGATGTTGCTCTTGATAGTATTGGTGCTTTGACAGCGTGTGTGCTTATTGTGTTAATCACATGGTTAAAATCGGGAAAAAAAGGACAGCGTCGGTAG
- the comGB gene encoding competence type IV pilus assembly protein ComGB, which produces MSVRGKKVYKKVGKTGRLPKKLKVGICKRHRQFTTKEKLTFIRLLSDALEAGFTLQHSLTFLSQMHPEWTGKLKQIDTGLIHGRPLSLCLKDLGFQAREVAQLQFAEIHGDFDTTLKRMAHHLEDRRKQRDKLKKTLAYPLLLLLFLLGMLFGMRWFVLPQLADLYTNQQPANFSLRFIQNFPYLILGLLVFGSLSYLLGRYYLSKSPPIRCANQLCRIPVVKGFLRDYYTSLFATEWGQLLLMGMEFRDIILIMTDTGYTPLMQAMASQIQVRLEQGYSLKKPLVTWQFLAPELAVIIQHGEMKGELGAELVIYGQTEWQRYLERIDKGVVYLQPLAFLLIALLIVSIYAGLLLPIYQGMEEFI; this is translated from the coding sequence ATGTCAGTACGTGGGAAAAAAGTTTACAAAAAAGTTGGCAAAACGGGACGATTACCGAAAAAATTAAAAGTCGGTATTTGTAAGCGACACAGACAGTTTACAACTAAAGAAAAGTTAACGTTTATTCGCTTATTGAGTGATGCACTTGAAGCAGGCTTTACGTTACAACATAGTTTGACTTTTTTAAGTCAAATGCACCCTGAATGGACTGGGAAGCTCAAGCAAATTGATACTGGTCTTATTCATGGGCGTCCATTGAGTTTATGTTTAAAAGACCTAGGTTTTCAGGCTCGTGAGGTAGCACAGTTACAATTTGCTGAAATTCATGGTGATTTTGATACCACACTGAAGAGAATGGCACATCACTTAGAGGATCGTAGGAAACAACGTGACAAGCTAAAAAAAACGTTGGCCTATCCGCTACTCTTATTACTTTTTTTATTAGGTATGTTGTTTGGGATGCGCTGGTTCGTTTTGCCACAATTAGCTGATTTATACACTAATCAGCAACCGGCTAATTTTAGCTTACGCTTTATCCAAAATTTTCCCTATTTAATATTAGGTCTTTTAGTTTTTGGTAGTCTCAGTTATCTATTGGGACGCTACTATTTAAGTAAATCACCACCTATTCGTTGCGCGAATCAATTATGTCGGATTCCAGTAGTTAAAGGGTTTTTGAGAGATTATTACACATCCCTTTTTGCTACAGAATGGGGACAATTGCTCCTAATGGGAATGGAATTTCGTGACATTATTTTAATTATGACGGACACCGGATATACCCCGCTCATGCAAGCGATGGCGAGTCAAATCCAAGTCAGATTGGAGCAAGGGTATTCGTTGAAAAAGCCATTAGTAACATGGCAATTTTTAGCTCCTGAACTAGCAGTGATTATTCAACATGGCGAAATGAAAGGCGAATTAGGGGCAGAGCTCGTCATCTATGGACAAACAGAGTGGCAACGCTATTTGGAACGTATTGACAAGGGCGTTGTCTACTTACAACCATTGGCATTTTTATTGATTGCGCTTTTAATTGTATCTATCTATGCAGGTTTATTGTTGCCAATTTATCAAGGAATGGAGGAATTTATATGA
- the comGD gene encoding competence type IV pilus minor pilin ComGD codes for MRNHQGFTLIEMLLVLMVLSFFTICPVVILSKWQKGTQVTHCLNQFERYYHRTQQSAVLTKRQTKIEFSDLKQEIIFTYYQNQQTHTKKLTLPADLRLLNNQMVMFLESGSLTKICQLNFQDRTQTPVRLITYQVQIGSGKLVRVDGKS; via the coding sequence ATGAGAAATCACCAAGGTTTTACTTTAATTGAAATGTTGTTGGTACTTATGGTGTTGTCCTTTTTTACGATTTGTCCAGTTGTCATTCTTTCAAAGTGGCAAAAAGGGACTCAAGTGACTCATTGTTTGAATCAATTTGAACGTTACTATCACCGGACACAGCAAAGCGCCGTTTTAACTAAGCGTCAAACGAAAATTGAATTTAGTGATTTAAAACAAGAAATTATTTTTACTTATTATCAAAATCAGCAAACACACACGAAGAAATTAACATTACCAGCCGATTTACGATTGTTAAATAATCAGATGGTCATGTTTTTAGAAAGTGGTAGTCTAACAAAAATTTGTCAATTAAACTTTCAAGATCGCACACAAACCCCAGTCCGTTTAATCACATATCAAGTCCAGATTGGGAGTGGAAAGTTGGTACGAGTCGATGGAAAATCATGA
- a CDS encoding M3 family oligoendopeptidase — translation MTYSITWDLDSLFDGGVDSPALAERLTLLDTQVADFSRLVSTWQPEADAPDFVHFTNLMTVKEQAQNGFSQIISFVNAIQSADVTNKKAGTLLASVYNKLTDYNNIGVILTKKLTAMPEVTWDALLATPLLQEQGVAFNLEEIRTQGKRLLSEAEEAIINQLANDGLTGWSTHYDTIVAQLTIPFTEEDGTEFELSAGQAFNRMMGDANPTVRKELFEKWEAAWAKQAPIFADTLNHLDGFRLTANKIHGITNHLEIPLEYNRMSQETLDAMWGTIAKNKQPFVDFLTRKANLFGKEKMEWQDQDAPVLIGDFEERRYTFDQAADFIITNFADFSPKMADFAKAAFEKSWIEAEDRPGKRPGGYCTGLPESEESRIFMTYGESINEVATLAHELGHAFHSHVMWDLPAISQDYAMNVAETASTFAELIVADATLQQATSTEEKVNLLDIKIQNAIAMFMNIHARFIFENNFHNKRKDHLLTDEEISELMIAAQKESYCDSLATYHPHFWASKLHFYIDSVPFYNFPYTFGYLFSLGIYAFAKKQGTNFEDDYIALLRDTASMPTEELAKKHLGVDLTQADFWQAGIDMIKQDVEEFIALTDSHVK, via the coding sequence ATGACATATTCAATTACTTGGGATTTAGACTCATTATTTGATGGTGGTGTCGATTCTCCTGCTTTAGCTGAGCGTTTAACTTTATTAGACACACAAGTCGCTGATTTTTCACGATTAGTGTCTACATGGCAACCAGAAGCTGATGCACCTGACTTTGTTCACTTTACAAATTTAATGACTGTCAAAGAGCAAGCTCAAAATGGCTTTTCACAAATCATTAGCTTTGTAAATGCCATTCAATCAGCCGATGTAACGAATAAAAAAGCCGGCACGTTATTAGCAAGTGTCTACAATAAATTAACTGACTACAATAATATTGGAGTCATTCTAACAAAAAAATTAACAGCTATGCCTGAAGTAACTTGGGACGCACTCCTAGCCACTCCATTGTTACAAGAACAAGGAGTTGCCTTTAATTTAGAAGAAATCCGCACACAAGGAAAACGCTTATTAAGTGAGGCCGAAGAAGCAATCATCAATCAATTAGCCAATGATGGTTTAACTGGGTGGAGTACACACTACGATACTATTGTTGCCCAATTGACGATTCCTTTTACTGAAGAAGATGGCACAGAATTTGAATTATCAGCAGGCCAAGCTTTTAACCGCATGATGGGTGATGCTAATCCTACTGTTCGTAAAGAATTATTCGAAAAATGGGAAGCCGCTTGGGCAAAACAAGCGCCAATTTTCGCGGATACTTTAAACCACTTAGATGGCTTCCGTTTAACAGCCAACAAAATCCATGGCATTACGAATCATTTAGAGATTCCTTTAGAGTATAATCGGATGTCACAAGAAACACTCGATGCTATGTGGGGAACAATTGCTAAAAACAAGCAACCATTTGTTGATTTCTTAACGCGTAAAGCCAACTTATTTGGGAAAGAAAAAATGGAATGGCAAGACCAAGATGCACCAGTCTTAATTGGTGATTTTGAAGAAAGACGGTATACATTTGATCAAGCAGCCGACTTTATTATTACTAACTTTGCCGATTTTAGTCCGAAAATGGCCGATTTCGCTAAAGCGGCATTTGAAAAATCTTGGATTGAGGCAGAAGACCGACCAGGAAAACGTCCAGGTGGCTACTGTACTGGTTTACCTGAAAGTGAAGAATCACGTATTTTCATGACTTATGGTGAATCAATCAATGAAGTGGCAACATTAGCGCATGAACTAGGCCATGCTTTCCACTCGCATGTGATGTGGGACTTACCAGCAATTAGCCAAGATTACGCAATGAATGTTGCCGAAACAGCTAGTACATTTGCTGAATTAATCGTTGCAGATGCAACTCTTCAACAAGCAACGTCAACGGAAGAAAAAGTTAACTTACTTGATATCAAAATTCAAAACGCAATTGCAATGTTTATGAATATTCATGCCCGTTTTATTTTTGAAAATAACTTCCACAATAAGCGCAAAGATCATTTATTAACAGATGAAGAAATATCGGAATTAATGATTGCTGCACAAAAAGAATCTTACTGTGATTCACTAGCCACTTACCACCCTCATTTCTGGGCTAGCAAATTACACTTCTACATTGATTCTGTGCCTTTCTACAACTTCCCATACACATTTGGTTACCTATTCAGTTTAGGTATCTATGCCTTTGCGAAAAAACAAGGCACTAACTTTGAGGATGATTATATTGCCTTATTACGTGACACAGCATCTATGCCAACAGAAGAATTAGCGAAAAAACATTTAGGTGTTGACTTAACACAAGCTGACTTCTGGCAAGCAGGTATCGATATGATTAAGCAGGATGTTGAAGAATTTATTGCTTTAACTGACTCACACGTTAAATAA
- the comGC gene encoding competence type IV pilus major pilin ComGC, which translates to MIETSKKMIIKQKNQGFTLLEMLVVLLIVTVLIILFIPNVTKQRSMISEKEKAGLTKVIETQVEMYYLENGSYPSDIATLSSHGYLSEEQVKKAEKYKIMELKIPQIDK; encoded by the coding sequence ATGATTGAAACATCAAAAAAAATGATAATTAAGCAAAAGAATCAAGGGTTTACTTTATTAGAAATGCTAGTGGTGCTACTAATTGTTACAGTCTTGATTATTTTATTTATTCCGAATGTTACCAAGCAACGTAGTATGATTAGTGAAAAAGAAAAAGCCGGTTTAACGAAAGTGATTGAAACGCAGGTTGAAATGTATTATTTAGAAAATGGAAGTTATCCCTCTGATATTGCGACTTTAAGCTCACATGGTTATCTTTCAGAAGAACAAGTCAAAAAAGCGGAAAAGTATAAAATTATGGAACTAAAAATCCCTCAAATAGATAAGTAG
- a CDS encoding class I SAM-dependent methyltransferase: protein MSQTEIEKGFQLINESVGILQQTLDASFFDAYIENQENFLDGRQARVIDNVPTKEEVAKLEANYQQLSDLSLTAEEKRKITQLVLLQGLMKDNVQANHQLTPDGLGFLFVYMFEQLTTGKKNVSVLDPVVGTGNLLYTIMANLNLAGYQTTGFGVDVDDTLLSISSVNRDWLGLDVELTHQDSLHPLLIDPVDFAVADLPIGFYPDDDRAKEFQTSHKDGHSYAHHLLMEKAMTHVKPNGFGLFLLPTNFLESEQAAELKTWLLKEVYLQAVLQLPNSLFKHKSMSKSIIVVQNPGESAQQAKEVLLAELPSLKDSQAVVAFVKQFRSWREKNIIL, encoded by the coding sequence ATGTCTCAGACAGAGATTGAAAAAGGTTTTCAATTAATCAATGAGTCTGTAGGTATATTGCAACAAACATTAGATGCCTCTTTTTTTGATGCGTATATCGAAAATCAAGAAAATTTTCTTGATGGTCGACAAGCTAGAGTCATCGACAACGTACCAACAAAAGAAGAAGTAGCTAAGCTAGAAGCGAACTATCAACAGTTGAGTGACTTATCACTAACAGCTGAAGAAAAGCGTAAAATCACCCAATTGGTTTTGCTCCAAGGGTTAATGAAGGATAACGTCCAAGCAAATCATCAATTAACACCAGATGGATTAGGCTTTTTATTTGTGTATATGTTTGAGCAATTGACGACAGGTAAAAAGAATGTATCCGTTTTAGATCCTGTTGTTGGGACAGGGAACTTGCTTTATACAATTATGGCTAATTTGAATTTAGCAGGGTATCAAACAACTGGTTTTGGTGTTGATGTCGATGATACGCTTTTAAGTATTAGTTCTGTCAATCGTGATTGGTTGGGGTTAGATGTTGAATTAACACACCAAGACAGCCTGCATCCTTTATTAATTGATCCGGTTGATTTTGCGGTCGCCGATTTACCGATTGGCTTCTATCCTGATGATGATCGTGCCAAAGAATTTCAAACGTCACATAAAGATGGGCATAGCTATGCACATCATTTATTGATGGAGAAAGCCATGACACACGTTAAACCAAATGGGTTCGGTTTGTTTCTATTGCCAACAAACTTTTTAGAATCTGAGCAAGCAGCAGAGCTAAAAACATGGTTGTTAAAAGAAGTTTATTTGCAAGCAGTACTACAATTACCAAACTCATTGTTCAAACATAAAAGCATGAGTAAATCAATTATTGTGGTTCAAAACCCTGGTGAATCAGCACAACAAGCTAAAGAAGTTTTGTTAGCAGAATTACCATCGTTGAAAGATAGTCAGGCAGTGGTTGCGTTTGTAAAACAATTCCGCTCGTGGCGAGAAAAAAACATTATACTTTAA
- the comGA gene encoding competence type IV pilus ATPase ComGA, whose protein sequence is MSIKQLARELLRNGMAQHVSDVYILPFGTTYYQLSFRRHDQITDQRRLTFEEGERLILYFKYLGGMDVSEKRKVQVGSGVIRLSQRKVCRIRLSTVANFMNLETLVIRLLYDASETDNISHVLPEQWETLKSMTRETGLYLFSGPTGAGKSTTMYLLAKYLQQTHGKQVITIEDPVEITDTSFLQCQINEAIQLTYDELIKVCLRHRPDLLIVGEIRDQLTATMAIRAALTGHLVFSSIHARSKQSVRQRLLDLGVAEPELNECLEGVIYQRLLPCVSGHYGVLYDMTLSGKDVSTWEKSLQKSWQNGTITEKIKSRYL, encoded by the coding sequence GTGTCGATTAAACAACTAGCTCGTGAGTTATTACGAAATGGAATGGCTCAGCATGTCAGTGATGTCTATATATTGCCATTTGGTACGACATATTATCAATTATCTTTTCGTCGTCATGACCAGATTACAGATCAAAGACGACTAACATTTGAGGAGGGCGAACGCTTAATTTTGTATTTTAAATATCTAGGTGGCATGGATGTATCAGAAAAAAGAAAAGTCCAAGTTGGGAGTGGCGTGATTCGCCTATCACAACGTAAAGTCTGTCGGATCCGGTTATCTACGGTGGCTAATTTTATGAATTTAGAAACCTTAGTTATCCGTTTACTTTATGATGCTAGTGAAACAGACAATATTAGTCATGTATTACCAGAGCAGTGGGAGACCTTGAAATCGATGACTAGAGAAACTGGTCTATATCTATTTTCAGGGCCAACAGGTGCTGGAAAATCAACAACCATGTATTTATTAGCTAAATATCTACAACAAACACATGGTAAGCAAGTCATTACAATTGAAGATCCAGTGGAAATTACTGACACGAGTTTTTTACAGTGTCAAATTAATGAAGCAATCCAATTAACGTACGATGAATTAATAAAAGTGTGTTTGAGACATCGGCCTGATTTGTTGATAGTTGGTGAGATTCGTGATCAACTGACAGCCACAATGGCGATTCGAGCCGCTTTGACAGGGCATCTAGTGTTTTCAAGTATTCATGCCCGAAGTAAACAAAGTGTTCGTCAACGATTATTAGATTTGGGAGTGGCAGAACCGGAGTTGAATGAATGCCTTGAGGGAGTTATTTATCAACGTTTGCTACCGTGTGTCTCTGGTCATTACGGTGTGTTATATGATATGACGTTAAGTGGAAAGGATGTCAGTACGTGGGAAAAAAGTTTACAAAAAAGTTGGCAAAACGGGACGATTACCGAAAAAATTAAAAGTCGGTATTTGTAA
- a CDS encoding prepilin-type N-terminal cleavage/methylation domain-containing protein, translated as MKNNQGFTLIECLIALLVLISLLLFISPLIKQLPKLNNRVNAQANIDYRLGKVQLQRLIQSMPLIDVDQKYLKFRKAKQGADFYEEVTISLYPKSHSLRRTPGHHVIMTNVKTITFSEEDQIVRVELETCENQKEVFFLYCEK; from the coding sequence ATGAAGAATAATCAAGGGTTTACGTTAATTGAGTGTTTAATAGCCTTACTAGTTTTAATAAGCTTGTTACTATTTATATCGCCATTAATTAAACAATTACCGAAATTAAATAATCGTGTAAATGCTCAAGCTAATATTGATTATCGTTTAGGTAAGGTTCAGTTACAGCGTTTGATTCAATCAATGCCACTCATTGACGTTGATCAGAAATACTTAAAATTTAGAAAAGCTAAACAGGGAGCAGATTTTTATGAAGAGGTAACGATTAGTTTGTATCCTAAAAGTCATTCTTTACGCCGAACACCAGGGCATCATGTCATCATGACAAATGTTAAAACAATCACTTTTAGTGAAGAAGACCAAATTGTTCGGGTTGAACTAGAAACGTGTGAAAATCAAAAGGAGGTCTTTTTTTTATATTGTGAAAAATAA
- the comGG gene encoding competence type IV pilus minor pilin ComGG has protein sequence MKNNQGGIFLSLLVLLTMISTMYLFVIEDSQARQSFYLEEKNYYTALIIENMAITKINEMTVVQNTELVYNVGKVHIKARNKDKKVQITTVLNNDFKLTREIKINSQE, from the coding sequence GTGAAAAATAATCAAGGTGGGATTTTTTTAAGCCTATTGGTACTGTTAACAATGATTAGTACCATGTATTTATTCGTGATTGAAGATAGCCAAGCACGACAATCTTTTTATCTTGAAGAAAAAAATTATTACACAGCATTAATTATTGAAAATATGGCAATTACTAAGATCAACGAGATGACAGTAGTACAGAATACTGAACTTGTTTACAATGTCGGTAAAGTCCATATAAAAGCAAGGAATAAGGATAAAAAGGTTCAGATAACAACTGTTTTAAACAATGATTTTAAACTTACCAGAGAAATTAAAATTAATTCACAAGAATAA